One region of Streptomyces davaonensis JCM 4913 genomic DNA includes:
- a CDS encoding SCO6880 family protein, with protein sequence MTADITTHPTYGNWRRPRRPGLGPLGLVGTVVVFGGLVLTLLASLISLVAALVVLVPVVLFLIPLAIRTQDGRNVYQLMALRIGWLRRKSKGAHLYVSGPLSPRPGGRFRPPGLLNKVTVSEGHDAYDRPFGVLHHPARNLYTIVLGCDPDGGSLVDPEQVDVWVAQWGEWLARLSHEPGLRGAGVIVETAPDPGTRLANEVLPRIHPDAPAAARAVMHEVVERYPAASSEMHTYVTLTYAVPGGNKRKKEDIVTDLAIRIPGLLSGLVGAGGGAAYPLSAERIAEVVRVAYDPAVAAGVLEARAQHGGTNLEWDDAGPASAVETVSSYQHDSGVSRTWLMTLAPRGTVRSSVLRGMLEAVSGTRRKRVALVYRPVDPATAARIVEADRRAAQFMATSGRGMVQARAASEVRAAEQTAAEEASGAGLVEFSLMLTVTVDSAEQLADAGVAVRNLTAASRVQMRPADRMQAAAFTCTLPVGILPWEQTFIPHELQEAL encoded by the coding sequence ATGACAGCGGACATCACGACACACCCCACGTACGGCAACTGGCGCCGCCCCCGGCGCCCGGGCCTGGGCCCCCTGGGACTGGTCGGCACCGTCGTCGTCTTCGGCGGGCTGGTCCTGACCCTCCTCGCCTCTTTGATCTCCCTCGTCGCCGCCCTGGTCGTCCTCGTCCCCGTGGTGCTGTTCCTCATCCCCCTCGCGATCCGCACCCAGGACGGCCGCAACGTATACCAGTTGATGGCCCTGCGCATCGGATGGCTGCGGCGCAAGTCCAAAGGCGCGCACCTGTACGTCTCCGGCCCGCTGTCCCCGCGCCCCGGCGGCCGCTTCCGCCCGCCGGGCCTGCTGAACAAGGTCACCGTCAGCGAGGGACACGACGCCTACGACCGTCCCTTCGGCGTGCTGCACCACCCGGCCCGCAACCTCTACACCATCGTCCTCGGCTGCGACCCGGACGGCGGCTCGCTCGTCGACCCCGAGCAGGTCGACGTGTGGGTGGCCCAGTGGGGCGAATGGCTCGCCCGGCTCTCCCACGAGCCGGGCCTGCGCGGGGCGGGCGTCATCGTGGAAACCGCCCCCGACCCCGGCACCCGGCTCGCCAACGAGGTACTGCCGCGCATCCACCCCGACGCCCCGGCAGCGGCCCGCGCCGTGATGCACGAGGTCGTCGAGCGCTACCCGGCCGCCTCCTCCGAGATGCACACCTACGTCACCCTCACCTACGCGGTACCCGGCGGGAACAAGCGCAAGAAGGAGGACATCGTCACCGACCTCGCCATCCGCATCCCCGGACTGCTCAGCGGCCTGGTCGGAGCCGGTGGCGGCGCCGCCTACCCGCTGTCGGCCGAGCGCATCGCCGAAGTCGTGCGCGTCGCCTACGACCCCGCGGTCGCCGCCGGCGTCCTCGAAGCCCGCGCCCAACACGGGGGCACGAACCTGGAATGGGACGACGCCGGCCCCGCCAGTGCGGTCGAGACGGTCAGCAGCTACCAGCACGACTCCGGTGTCTCCCGGACCTGGCTGATGACACTCGCCCCCCGCGGCACGGTCCGCTCCTCGGTGCTGCGCGGCATGCTCGAAGCCGTGTCCGGCACCCGCCGCAAGCGGGTCGCGCTCGTCTACCGGCCCGTCGACCCGGCCACCGCCGCACGCATCGTCGAGGCCGACCGGCGCGCCGCCCAGTTCATGGCCACCTCCGGGCGCGGCATGGTGCAGGCCCGCGCCGCCTCCGAGGTACGCGCCGCCGAGCAGACCGCCGCCGAAGAGGCCTCGGGCGCCGGCCTCGTGGAGTTCTCCCTGATGCTCACCGTCACCGTCGACAGCGCCGAGCAGCTCGCCGACGCCGGCGTCGCCGTCCGCAACCTCACCGCCGCCTCCCGGGTTCAGATGCGTCCCGCCGACCGGATGCAGGCCGCCGCGTTCACCTGCACCCTGCCCGTAGGGATCCTCCCGTGGGAGCAGACCTTCATCCCGCACGAACTGCAGGAGGCGCTGTGA
- a CDS encoding ATP/GTP-binding protein, with the protein MSREDRKDQKKQKDRKAKAGPPQSKELLVPPRGWYGPGGGRVGHLDPPTMWRATTVQACGMWPFAAGSGAPMIGVPLGQHLFTGATVCGDPLSWFTRARYISNPSLFMLGMPGLGKSTLVNRMLIGLAATGVVPLVLGDLKPDYADTVRALGGQVISIGRGRGGINVLDPGAMGQAADRIGGEAGDILRAETHGRVLNMVAALITIVRGRPMDDHEQSVLSAVLHHLRERTAPGRTALLPDLLQVLTEGPDRVRAVTLDRGNDARYRDAVDPLHRSLLGILDGPLGDTFASETSTRIDPNAPAVCIDISGIGEADTQLTAAAMLAAWSDGLGTVAASHALADAQLAPRRWFFTVLDELWRPLRAASGIVDRIDALTRLNRSLGLGDAKITHTLKDAEALGTDADRAKARGFVERAGMVVCAGLPRTEMEDLGRVVGLSQREIELVSSWSSPPGWGVTTEHEEPPGRGRFLIKVGGRPGIPIKVAITQAERELHNTNTRWTPNESADPVTRNLAQQVARAAQEGPLPLDPRLTGETV; encoded by the coding sequence GTGAGCCGGGAGGACCGGAAGGACCAGAAGAAGCAGAAGGACCGGAAGGCGAAGGCCGGACCCCCGCAGTCCAAGGAGCTCCTGGTCCCGCCGCGCGGCTGGTACGGTCCCGGCGGTGGCCGCGTCGGTCACCTCGACCCGCCCACCATGTGGCGTGCCACCACGGTGCAGGCCTGCGGCATGTGGCCGTTCGCCGCCGGTTCCGGCGCCCCGATGATCGGGGTCCCGCTGGGGCAGCACCTGTTCACCGGAGCCACCGTCTGCGGCGACCCGCTGTCCTGGTTCACCCGCGCCCGCTACATCTCCAATCCCTCCCTGTTCATGCTCGGCATGCCGGGCCTGGGCAAGTCCACCCTGGTCAACCGCATGCTCATCGGACTGGCCGCCACCGGTGTGGTGCCGCTGGTCCTCGGCGACCTCAAACCCGACTACGCCGACACCGTCCGCGCGCTGGGCGGCCAGGTCATCTCCATCGGCCGGGGCCGGGGCGGCATCAACGTCCTCGATCCCGGCGCCATGGGACAGGCCGCCGACCGCATCGGCGGCGAAGCCGGGGACATCCTGCGGGCCGAGACCCACGGCCGCGTGCTCAACATGGTCGCCGCGCTGATCACCATCGTGCGCGGCCGCCCCATGGACGACCACGAACAGTCCGTGCTCTCCGCCGTCCTGCACCACCTGCGCGAACGCACCGCACCCGGCCGCACCGCGCTCCTTCCCGACCTGCTCCAGGTGCTGACCGAGGGACCGGACCGGGTCCGCGCGGTGACCCTCGACCGGGGCAACGACGCCCGCTACCGCGACGCCGTCGACCCCCTGCACCGCTCCCTGCTCGGCATCCTCGACGGCCCCCTCGGCGACACCTTCGCCTCCGAGACCTCCACCCGCATCGACCCGAACGCCCCGGCCGTGTGCATCGACATCTCCGGCATCGGCGAGGCCGACACCCAGCTGACCGCCGCCGCGATGCTCGCCGCCTGGTCCGACGGCCTGGGCACCGTCGCCGCCTCCCACGCCCTGGCCGACGCCCAACTCGCCCCGCGGCGCTGGTTCTTCACCGTCCTCGACGAGCTGTGGCGCCCGCTGCGCGCCGCCTCCGGCATCGTCGACCGCATCGACGCCCTCACCCGGCTCAACCGCTCCCTCGGCCTGGGCGACGCCAAGATCACCCACACGCTCAAGGACGCCGAGGCGCTCGGCACCGACGCGGACCGGGCCAAGGCCCGCGGCTTCGTCGAACGCGCCGGCATGGTGGTGTGCGCCGGACTGCCCAGAACCGAGATGGAAGACCTCGGCCGGGTCGTGGGACTGTCCCAGCGCGAGATCGAACTGGTCTCCTCCTGGTCCTCCCCGCCCGGCTGGGGCGTCACCACCGAGCACGAGGAACCCCCCGGGCGCGGCCGCTTCCTCATCAAGGTCGGCGGCCGCCCCGGCATCCCCATCAAGGTCGCCATCACCCAGGCCGAACGCGAACTGCACAACACCAACACCCGCTGGACCCCCAACGAGAGCGCCGACCCGGTCACCAGGAACCTCGCGCAGCAGGTCGCCCGCGCCGCCCAGGAAGGCCCCCTGCCCCTCGACCCCCGCCTGACCGGGGAGACGGTGT